In one Thunnus maccoyii chromosome 12, fThuMac1.1, whole genome shotgun sequence genomic region, the following are encoded:
- the plvapa gene encoding plasmalemma vesicle associated protein a — protein MEMEMHTSSPPSAPMYSSGYSQVSKYSPQAQKKMQYRSKGKSCGYYMRIVFFFSSLIQSLIIVSLVLFLVYGKKQDSASTTRIQDLEESFSRLSIENVALRQQRKNLTNFLNTSLTEKTRIEWDLVKCRHFSNISMYLIDDLNKKLQQCSASLMSCRNTQITGSVGCTPPHGRTMPVGFVLPSDTLNARLQLLESNFTQTMQRMRMERDQIAKDRDNINLEAIRLRRDKSTCERELQVYRLKCKEDFIQSLSGVSNVSKAFLQKIESLFPTHIAFQLTCQNQRDHLEQIRTNCTSLSREVEDKFQRYLNSVGEQVSAIQAENSRLKAENWRLSEDYRWCSQNRSGLIQEHRQNFEKFQLKHDKDKERLLMDKMTLHGEIDVLQKKVNFKNKEVEHLTQQIKQLNMSCMFKPGGGSIPGIGQPSQAGAWNTFNGGSSSASSSSSGLGQLGRAGFGVGYGSTGSSGTGFNKPGSTGLGSSSFGSTGSSPNLSSTGSGLNKPGSTGLGSSSYGSARSSPSLSSVGSGFNKPGSTGLGSSSYGSTGSSPNLSSAGSGFNKPVSTGLGSSSYGSTGSSPNLSLNKPATSGRNTPSFASSSGSTGSSPNLSSGGSGLNKPGSTGLGSSSYGSTGSSPNLSSGGIGSNKPTSSVKSSPGLGSTGSASKSGSASSGLSWFGLGLGNSNTGQSKPGSGTGKGTSSGTGSLFGGGRTSGLGGGPVSVTQHLKDLQRIINPPGPEEKQDLSRMLG, from the exons ATGGAGATGGAGATGCACACATCAAGTCCG CCATCAGCACCAATGTACAGCAGTGGCTATTCCCAGGTCTCCAAGTACAGCCCACAAGCCCAAAAGAAGATGCAGTACCGCTCAAAGGGCAAGAGCTGCGGCTACTACATGCGcattgtcttcttcttctcttcgcTCATTCAGTCTCTCATCATAGTCAGCCTTGTGCTCTTTCTGGTCTATGGTAAGAAGCAGGACTCGGCATCCACAACGCGCATACAGGACCTGGAGGAGAGCTTCAGCCGACTGTCCATAGAGAATGTTGCCCTgagacagcagaggaagaaCCTGACTAACTTTCTCAACACCTCTCTGACTGAGAAGACCCGTATCGAATGGGACCTGGTCAAGTGCCGCCATTTCTCCAACATCTCAATGTACCTTATCGACGATCTCAACAAGAAGTTG CAACAATGCTCTGCAAGTTTGATGTCTTGCAGGAACACTCAGATCACAGGTAGTGTTGGTTGCACTCCCCCACATGGAA gaACAATGCCAGTCGGCTTTGTGTTGCCGAGTGATACGCTGAATGCCAGGCTTCAGCTATTAGAGTCCAACTTCACACAAACAATGCAAAGGATGAGGATGGAAAGGGACCAGATCGCCAAAGACAGGGACAACATTAACTTGGAGGCCATCCGTCTGAGGAGGGACAAATCTACATGTGAAAGGGAGTTGCAGGTCTACAGACTAAAATGCAAAGAAGACTTTATCCAGTCCTTGAGTGGTGTCTCCAATGTCTCCAAGGCCTTCCTACAGAAGATCGAATCCCTCTTCCCTACACACATTGCCTTCCAGCTCACCTGTCAGAACCAGAGGGACCACCTAGAGCAGATCCGCACCAATTGCACCAGCCTGTCCAGAGAGGTGGAAGACAAGTTCCAGCGCTACCTGAACAGTGTGGGGGAGCAGGTGTCAGCCATCCAGGCTGAGAACAGCCGCTTAAAGGCAGAGAACTGGCGACTGTCTGAGGACTACCGCTGGTGCAGCCAGAACCGCTCAGGTCTGATTCAGGAGCACAGGCAGAACTTCGAGAAGTTTCAGCTGAAACATGATAAGGACAAGGAGAGACTCCTGATGGATAAGATGACGCTTCATGGAGAGATAGATGTCCTGCAAAAGAAagtcaattttaaaaataaagaggTTGAACACCTTACACAGCAAATCAAGCAGCTCAACATGTCCTGTATGTTTAAG CCTGGTGGAGGCTCCATCCCCGGGATAGGCCAACCCAGTCAGGCTGGGGCATGGAATACTTTCAACGGGGGGTCCAGCTCTGCCTCATCCAGCTCTTCTGGTTTGGGTCAACTTGGTAGGGCAGGGTTTGGGGTAGGCTATGGATCAACCGGGTCAAGTGGGACAGGATTCAATAAACCAGGATCAACAGGGCTAGGCTCCTCAAGCTTTGGATCAACCGGGTCAAGTCCAAACCTTAGCTCAACTGGGTCAGGATTAAATAAACCAGGATCAACAGGGTTAGGCTCATCAAGCTATGGATCAGCTAGGTCAAGTCCAAGCCTTAGCTCAGTTGGGTCAGGATTCAATAAACCAGGATCAACAGGGTTAGGCTCCTCAAGCTATGGATCAACTGGTTCAAGTCCAAACCTCAGCTCAGCTGGGTCAGGATTCAATAAACCAGTGTCAACAGGGTTAGGCTCCTCAAGCTATGGATCAACCGGTTCAAGTCCAAACCTTAGTTTAAATAAGCCAGCAACGAGTGGTAGAAACACACCAAGCTTTGCGTCATCCTCGGGGTCCACTGGGTCAAGTCCAAACCTTAGCTCAGGTGGGTCAGGGTTAAATAAACCAGGATCAACTGGGCTAGGCTCCTCAAGCTATGGTTCAACTGGGTCTAGTCCGAATCTTAGCTCAGGTGGGATAGGCTCCAATAAGCCAACATCAAGTGTGAAAAGCTCCCCAGGCCTTGGCTCAACCGGGTCAGCGAGTAAGAGTGGGTCAGCCAGCTCTGGATTATCTTGGTTTGGGTTAGGATTAGGCAACAGTAACACAGGACAAAGTAAGCCAGGAAGTGGAACAGGGAAAGGAACATCAAGTGGAACTGGATCTTTATTTGGTGGCGGAAGGACGAGTGGATTGGGAGGTGGCCCAG TCAGTGTTACTCAGCATCTCAAAGATCTGCAACGCATCATCAACCCTCCTGGCCCAGA GGAGAAACAGGATCTTTCCAGAATGTTGGGTTAG